The sequence below is a genomic window from Bombus huntii isolate Logan2020A chromosome 13, iyBomHunt1.1, whole genome shotgun sequence.
TAGCGGTCACAGCGCCCTCCGAGATTTTTAATGCATGCCTATTTAAGATGAAGATTAATAAGTGAAGCGGTCGTTTCAAGTTCGAACGAAGGTATATTTCGCACGGCAGATCTCTTATctgttaaattaatttctgtcagtttcaatttcttataaattataatccTTTACTTTATCGAATGTATAGAATATACGCGTAGAAAGCCAGTAATCAGCAGAGAATACATAGGATAGAAATTGTAAATCAATCGAACGATAACGCTTGCTGacgaatgtaaaatataatcacCTAAGAGAGATAAGGACCCCTTTGGTTTCAACTGAAAATGAGTTTTTAACTGTCAAGGAAATCTTTAGCATACTTCCATATTATTGTCAAgtttatgaaattttctaatcgtataaaaatacgattcGATGGAAAACGACACGAGGAACGTAAGACGGTTAAAGTAAATTTACACGAATCCTTTTGTAACAGTTACAGCCAACTATCGTATGATTGTAGTTGCAAATACGAAGAATGTGTCGGTCTTGGATTTTGTCGGAAATTATGAACGAAAACATTTCGTCGAAAATATTGAAACGAGTATGGTAACCTATTGAGAGACGCTATACCCCTGATTCGTAAAATCTAGTTAAGATCGACAAACACGAACATATGTCCTTATTCGTCGAATCGAGAGAACAGTTATCGGAATGACATTTAATCTTTGGCTGTACGAGCTAATGCTCGTCGTTcactattatttataaaaggtTTTGTGTTGTATCGATCGGCGAACCGCACACTGAAATTCGAACGATCGAATCCCGAATAAAACGAATTGAGGAAAGATTTCGGGTACATGGAGAAAAGATGCGAGACTCCGTGACTTTACACGTTGGTTGCAACGTCAATTAGTGGCCCACGTTTTACTAAATTTCCTAGAACGTTTAAAGTAAGATAAACTTTTTGGACTAGAAACCTTTCAACATTGTGAACGAATTAGGTAACACCGTCAGAAAAAAGTGCacaaatacaatatacataatattctGCAACAATCGGATGTTACGGTGTAGTATGTACATGTTTATGTATATCTAGTGTATGCTTCAATTTATTACGATTGTCATGGAAAAGTATAGAAAATTCGCGCGGCAGTCAACGCGTTAACGAGAGCCTTCCGAGTAACTTTTATATCCTGGAATCTACGAAACCTGTAGGGTGTCGTTTTATTAATACAGTTTCTTTCCCATGGAGCGCGTACAATGATCCTGTGTGAGAATGTATCTACAATCTCTTGTAACGCATCTATCGATATGCTCATCACGATTCAATCAAGCCAACGTATACACGAGAAATATTACGTCAATATTACATCCATCATTTCTAGCGCGCGTGGCTTTCGAATCGTTATCGTCATTCTTAAGTTCCGGAAAGCCTTGTCTCGTGTTTAACGATCTTAAGATTGACGAATGTATCGCGCggatattttgtttttaaagtCTCAACAGTGGATATCCGTTCGAGTTAGGATCACGTTTTACTTTAAACATAAAGTAGATTGAGGAAACGAGGGTGATTTTGTGAAAACTTAAACGGCCGAATCCGGACAAAAATAATTCAGATGCGATTCAAATAGTAAATTGATGAAGGTACAATTAACGAGACGATTAGAAGAAGAAACCAATGCTGGTGAATAAATCGAATGCTTTTACTTTAAAAAGGAGCGgctatttattaaaattattgtacagTTTTTATCAAAAGAATACTCGCGAAAGTAATATCCGTTTTTACGTCCTACGGGGATGACTTGGTTGCGGAAACGTTTCATAAAATCCACGCAAGACTACATTACAATCTGATTACACTTTTACAGACAGTACTTTTATTGCTCGCAGGAAAGGAACTGCTAGGAAAGGACATTTATCGTAGAATACTACGTTGAACGTAGACATCGCCTTTATAAACGCGCTTCTTTTTTCATCACATTTTGATCAGAGCATATATTGAAAATGTCGTTTCACCGTAACATTACCATAGCAtagaggaaagtattttacacGATTGACGTTAAACCGCGaatgataaaaattacaaaggAATAATCGATACGCCAGGGATCGTCCTTGTTGGGATAAATCGATCTTTTAAATCGAATTGTTAAGCGTAATCCTTATACAAAGATCGAAAGAAAAGGATCGACGAAGGGATAGTGGGGAAAGTGACTGGTGGGGTTGAACCGCGTGGATTGGCTGCGCGATACGCGATTTGCCGCCGAGGGGGTGCGACAGAGGGTGCGTTCCCAGGTATATATACTCCTGTCCTGCGGTGCGAGCGGCCGATTCGATTTCAACTTCTGAATATTCCATTAGGATACAGGAAATCTTTTCGTCGCAACGGATTGATACTTCAACTAATCGGtgagtaataataatttacgataaaactCTTGAACAACAAGGTACTGATCACGCAAGTCTATCGTTCATGTTGCTTTCGTGTAGTTTACTTTGATTAATAAAATCGTTTTTATCAAACTATGATCATCTATAAACTATACATCCTGTAGTAATATCTTTGTAGTTAGATGCGTAGTTAGATCTAAGTTTCGAAAAAATTCGGCGATTAATGTATCCATATCTATTTCGACATTGATAACATCTTATACGTGATTACACATTTACCTTCCTTACGAGTAACAAAAGTTACGATTTAATTCTACAAGTATAGAGCTCTATCGCTTTGGACTAATATAAAATCATTGTTTTTCGTCAATTCGAAGTAATTCTTGTACTGATAATTCGCATTGTTcttagaaataattaatagcaTACTTATTATTGACTATTGGAACGTGTTAGAAAGATACAGACAACCAGCACGAATCGTGTTCAGTGTTCTCCTCGTTATTAAAAAAAACTTGAAACGTTTTATAACTAAGACTCGATAGTATTAATGAGATCTTGTAGGATGGACCTGTAATAGCCAGAATCAGCTAAGTTTGAAAGTAATATATCGTGATAGGTTCGATAACTCGTTATTTCTAACGTTAACTCgttatatttgatatatatgtgtgtgtgctACCGTTGTTTGACATAACAATTAGTTTTACATATTCAATAAGAATTATCTTTTTGAataagaatttttcttttcatgaATATGAACTGCACGTATCAACCAGATCGATGCAAATGAACTTATAGTTCAATTATTGTGCGTAGTTACTCTCCTCTTGAACTTTCGAGTTAACATGTTCCATTAATTAAGTCGTTCTTCGCATTCATAAATCTCGCGATATTTAATGCGCCATGAAAAGTTAATGCATTTATAAAAAGACGGGATATGAAACATGCAGCGTATTAAATCTTGTATGAATATTCGTTCTCCTTTACAATCACATTTCTTGCTGGATTATCAAGCTTACGAGAGTATCTTTTATGTAGCTAGTTTACGCCAAACGATGTGTATTCTTTTAGACCACAGACCTCTATAAAACGAGGAAATAGACGACTCGGCGCCCCCTTTATAGCGAGCAATCAATCCACAGCACAAATTAAATCATAGATAAACCTCGCATATTATCATTTTAATGACTCTTAATTGTCACGTAATTAGTGTCGAAGTTTCTTTGTGATTTTCTTAAAATCATATTATCCGTAAAATCAATGCGTGAAAGTCGATTTGAGACGATGGTCAAGTCGGTCAAGACGGTCTAGTTTCGCGGGACTTTGAAAATTTCCGTAAATTACCGTGACCTTGACTTTTGAGACACGCTGCCTCGAATAAATTAATCCGCCGATCAATTGcatttcaatattaaattttaaatcatCAACTGCTCCCCGCGGAAAGATTTCAATATAGATGAGGTTAAACTCGACTTCATATTCAATTTCCATTTGCATCTGTTCATTCTGTATCATGTTATCCGGAATTGTTCGAAATTGCTTTTCATAATTCACGCTATGCTTTCACGTACACTTAAATACCAATCGAGGGAATTTTAAGCTACAGTTGTACGGCTTATTAAATCAAACAATCAAATGATATTTCCAATCACGATGTACGGTTAGAACGAATACGATTATTTATGCTTTCTGTAGAACAGAGTTGAAACACATGTGAAACATGCTAAATATTATACCAATGAATTAATAACGATGAGAAAATGAAACGATTCGTACGATACCTTTGGAAATCAACCGttcattttattgtataatacaaCGGTATTTGAATTATGATAGTGAAATATTCAGTGAGATGTCAGGCAACTTGAAAATGAAATGCTTATTGAAACAGTTGTGTTCGAAATATTAAGTGTATTATGAAACGGGGAAATTTGAACAAGTGGATAATGTGCAGCACAGAAATTTCTGTTGATTCGTGAATATTGTGTGGCTTGTGTTTTATTACGTAATTAAGTATGCAATAAAATGTCAAGAAAAAGTGTCGTGTCTAccaagaataattttttttttttcagtaATCGGTGACTTCTGACGAGAAGAATGCAATCGTGTTCGAATAGCATCTACTTGTTTCtcgttctttttattcttgGAACTGGGATTGTTCATGGCGAACCGGGACCGATGGCCAGACCAACTCGGCCAGAAATATTTAAGAATCAGGAAGAATTAAGAAAATACCTCGATCATGTTAGTGATTTCTATTCCCTTAACGGGAAAGCGAGGTAATAATGTATTCTGACGTTATccgatatatttttttgaaatGTATTGAATTTTCGGTAATTGGTGGTACCTATAATCGAGCAAGAGGCGATTTCTCGTGAAAAAATAAGTCAAACATGTAGAATAAAGTTTTTCCATGACATGAGACACCGTTCCCGAGAAAAGATGTTGATAACCTGCTCGATACAGTGTGTATCAATTCTATGTTTCGACCTGACAAACTTTTGTTCTCGATGTTTTATTAAATCAAAGGTATATTTTAGAAACAAAAGATAAGGGTGCACGATACGTTACAagaattgtataataatttagaTCAAAGAGCATAATTgcatatgaaatattatagtCGATATTTTCAACAGTTTTcacgttaataaaattaatttttgacAATATACATACAGGCCTACTCTTATTTACAAAATCATTTGGGtgaaatacaataaaaaaccAATAATACAGATCGACAAGAAGTATGATGATCATAATGATAAGAAGCAAATAATCACATTGCGCATATCTGCATAAAAAGACGAGCAGAGACAAATAGAATCACACCTTTTGCTCGGTTGTGTAACGTATTGTTTGACGCAATTAATTCGTATCGCGTTTACAGCAAACGTATAAACAATTTATGAATTTTGATGAATATTGTAAGAATTTGAAACTTTTCCTTCGGGCGTGATAATTGGTAGTTTGAACATAAACGTGTGTATTTGTAGGAGATACGGTAAAgttattataacattattataATGCTTCTAATACGTGAATAGATATGGAAAAAGGGGAAGTGTTCTCTCCTCTGTACCGGAAGTTAATTATGTTTGGGATTCGATGAAAACAATCCTGGAGAATTCTCAACGTTCGCAGCAACCGAAAGCAAACCGACAATTCGAAAAGAGGAAGCAAGAGGAGAGTGGATTCCTCGATGAGGTGGAAAAGTCTGACCCTAAGAAGAGCACTTCACGAATCGATTCTCCGCCTTGTCACGTATTAGACACAGTTGAAAAATACTACGACGATGTGCAATAAAGTAATTTGCGTGTCCTATATCCTGTTTACGACATATACATCCCGTTACATTCGATTGTTTGTCAGTTGCTCTATTTAAATTGCTTATCAatattatgataaaaataattctctttGTAAACAAGTTCGCCTCAATTTGCAATTGAAGGCAAAAAGTGCCTccatgaatttaaaaaaaggtaAAAAGATGACAACTAGTCGTCTCGTTACGATTTGTGCGAAATAGGAGGTATTAGTACGAAATAAACGAcattttatttgatatatttttgaatactttattattaattagaatttcacaatacatatatttcaatttctccaTTACACTGAAGTATAGATATTATGAAAAACAACTATAAGAATTATATACAGagttaataaatgtaaaagcATTATATTATGCTCCTGCAATTTTACGGGACGGGGTGtttttttcttataaattaaatCTGTAGCAAACAGAAAGATCTTTCTTTTACATTCATCTTACTCACAGCGAACATGTTCTTTCAAGTCGCACGCACCAATTATAGGGTTGTAAAGCGTACCTACTGGACATACTTTTACAGACGATTTTCTTCCATCGTGACATGTGTAATACTTATTGCAGTCAGTTTCATGCTGTATATGTACGACTCCACTTGATGGACAATTACTTACTATTGGCGCATGAGTTGGATTATCATCAGACGGCGAGGTCGATTTCGATGGAGTAGTTGGCGAGGTGGTCGGTTCCGGTGGAGTATTTGGCGAGGTGGTCGGTTCCGATGGAGTAGTTGGCGAGGTGGTCGGTTCCGGTGGAGTAGTTGGCGAGGTGGTCGGTTCCGGTGGAGTAGTTGGCGAGGTGGTCGATTCCGGTGGAGTAGTTGGCGAGGTGGTCGGTTCCGGTGGAGTAGTTGGCGAGGTGGTCGATTCCGGTGGAGTAGTTGGCGAGGTGGTCGGTTCCGGTGGAGTAGTTGGCGAGGTGGTCGGTTCCGGTGGAGTAGTTGGCGAGGTGGTCGGTTCCGGTGGAGTAGTTGGCGAGGTGGTCGGTTCCGGTGGAGTAGTTGGCGAGGTGGTCGGTTCCGGTGGAGTAGTTGGCGAGGTGGTCGGTTCCGGTGGAGTAGTTGGCGAGGTGGTCGGTTCCGGTGGAGTAGTTGGCGAGGTGGTCGGTTCCGGTGGAGTAGTTGGCGAGGTGGTCGGTTCCGGTGGAGTAGTTGGCGAGGTGGTCGGTTCCGGTGGAGTAGTTGGCGAGGTGGTCGGTTCCGGTGGAGTAGTTGGCGAGGTGGTCGGTTCCGGTGGAGTAGTTGGCGAGGTGGTCGATTCCGGTGGAGTAGTTGGCGAGGTGGTCGGTTCCGGTGGAGTAGTTGGCGAGGTGGTCGGTTCCGGTGGAGTAGTTGGCGAGGTGGTCGGTTCCGGTGGAGTAGTTGGCGAGGTGGTCGATTCCGGTGGAGTAGTTGGCGAGGTGGTCGGTTTCGGTGGAGTAGTTGGCGGGAAGGTCGATGGAAAAATGTCATAGCATTTTGCTTCTAGTTCTGGTATTTCAAATGGCCAGTCACAGACCTGCTCTTTAGGATTGAAGACCAGCCGATTTTGTCCAATGCCGAACCTTGGACAGCATAGTAGGCATGCAATATGTCCTAAgcatttataatatttatgacagtCGTCGAGATAAGGAATATGATGCGTATACGTCTTGTTTCCTTTACCAATGCATTGCTGCATTGGAATACAGTCGTGAGATACTACTTCAGGACAATTTTCGTCCGCCGTCGCTACAGTGACAGCAATGAACAACAGATATAACACTGAAATGTATGAAAAGAAAACATTATtgtaatttatcaaattttatctTTAACTTACATCTTCAACTGTCATTATTTATTAAGCGTACATATTGAGAGGGTTCAAGCATTTTTGTTTGCCAGTTTGTAAAATAAAGTGCCTGCCGTTTTATTTAAACTACATCTTTTTGTCTCTTACTTATTGTACTAATGGGCATCGCTATCTTCTTTATGAATTTTTTCCTACgagaaattgttaaaaatattcaagttACTTACCCTTCATTCTGTATAATAAAACGAAGTCACCATTCCTTATCTACAGAAAACTGACAAATATAATCTATGCGAATCGACTTTTATAATGGACTGAATCTTATCATTAACATATCATTTATCTTATCTCTGCCAATACGTACATCCTTATTTAACTTGGGATCAGTTTACCGAAGTTTTAGTTGATCATCATTATTCTACCATTTCCTTTATATTTAGAGCTTGATCTATCGAACCAATAATTACATAGGTACAACGTATTCAGCAAATTAAAAGTTTCGCTTTAATGTGTTACGGCATAGAATAAAAGTACTGTTTTACATATAGTATAAGAGAAACAACCCAACTGGATCACCTTAAATATCTCAcgtatttttgataaataaggAAAAATGACAAAGGAAGCATTATTTGTTTGGAagtgaaaaatattgtaacgaacagaaaatttttctcaatttttcgAGAATAATAAAATCGTCTTGCTATTCACCATACTTCTTCAAAATGAGGTTATATATCGTTATCATTATGGCGTAATACTCGAAATCAATTAAATAACTTACTAATAACATGATTTTTACTCTCTTTCTACTAAGCTTTTTAATCTTAAGTACGATAGATCAAAATAGAAAACAATGAAATAACTctaacagaaaaataaattattttatttcattattcgtatttcattaatttattatacctAAACAGTTGGACATTTTTCGGACTGAAGGTTACGTGAATAATAATGTATTGGGTTACAAGATtgatattgatttttattaatgataGTATGAAAGTTATGTTGAAACATCCAACAATTCAACATTCATTGTGCATTCATGTATAGAACAATGGAAGTTCTGATTTAAGTTACAGAATATACAAATTCCATCGTTAAAAGCGATTTCGAATCGATATCTTATAATATTGTTTTGAAACCGAGTTAGCCACATCAATCGATAAAATTTAAGTGGTTGTGGACAGCAATGGATCCGTTAATGAAATTACCTAAAGTCGctttttcatgaaaattttcTATACCTATACTTATACTTTTGACAATTTCagtttttgataaaaaaaaaaaaaacaaatatcagcaaatgttttaataaaatgtaatgcGCGCAACTTACGCCAAACAGATACACTACGCAATATACACGATCTAAGgatatttattctttatttcaataatatgTGCGAAATTTGGTAGTACtgtgatattttaaaattagcTATAAAACTAATTATGATTTACCTCATAACCTTCATAACCCATACCTCTATTGAGGAAACGATGGGTTTCATCGAaaactaaaatatattcaaaaataaaatacaagtaCTTTGCAACAAAAATTATCGTGTttcaattgaattttaatcTAGTTTTGAATTAGTTCCTTTTAATCGAATCGTATTTCGATATCGTTACCTTTatcaatttatattctatCATAGTGTTACGACCTACATCACGAGTATTGATATGTCTACGTcatgaatattaatataacCTATTaagtgaaaatatatttataattttaatatcatatttaacaaatgATTGAGTTAGGGTTGTAAAGCTACCGAGACCATGTCAATGAAAATTGCTAGATCGCGTTTGAAAAGCGCGCAAATTTGGTATCACGATATCATTCATATAATTACGCGCAACTAGTAAACAAAAGAATTAGAATTCATGAATATAAAGAATGTATTTTATCGACGATGTACGTCTCCATATTCAACTTTAAACTATTTACTGTGTATCCATAGGtaaaggaaattaaattaatgtcAGTTAGACGTATATTTCATACCTTGTATAATCTACATATCTTGTCTGCATATTTtactcttattcgtataaattGCATTACATATTTATCGGTGGTCggttttcaaattattttcttcgtttttatCGCTCCATAGGTATAGCCCAATTTGATTATTCGACTCCCCTCACGAGTATGCCGGATAATAGGAATTCTACCGTATCTACATCTGGGGGATATTTCGTCATTGCGAAAATCATTTAACATATAGAATACAATGCAATATCGAACAACTTTTATTTCCATCGAATGTTTTACAATCCAatcttttgtattttacatGGTATCTTTGATTTACGTTTGCTATGTATGTAACTACCATATTTATGGTAATGTTTTTGCTAATCAATCACACTTTTACAACATAAAATAGTAACAATATACATAGCGatgaatcgaatataattaaattgataTAGTTTCATGCTACGCATACATATAACAATGAATGTTAATTAAATGGTGTCAcatatctttaattttattatttacagaAAATTTGCGATCTGTGGTCAAATTTAATGCAGTCATCCTAGAATATTACATAAATTAgacaatatataaaaatggCATTGCGTTTTAACCTTGTAACATCGTAATATTATGGAATTCAGAGATACTCTATGAAGCTATTACGACAAACCATTTATCTTTAGCGATTATTCTATGAAAGCGTTTCTTTTTGATTCCACGATTCATTTCCTAGcttttaaagaaaattgctCACAAATGGTATATCCGACCACAAAGTTTTCTTTGCCCGTAGGTCGCAGTTGCAAAGATTTGAAGGTACACAGGTCTGCAGTTGACTGTCATACTGACTACATTCAGGGCAATTGACGATATAAGGAGCTCCCATTGAACATACGCAGTATCTGTTGCAATCTTTGTGTTGCAAACGGACAATCGGACTAGAAGACGTCTGCTCCGGACAGTGCCCTATACAGGAATTGATTATATCAGGTGTCGAAAATTCATGATAACAATGGGGCTCTTTATTCACACAGGTTCCGAGTACATAATCAAAAGATGATGCACCAGGGCATTCTGCGAGATATTTGACTCCTTCTATGCATTCATAATAACGTTCACATTGACAATTATGGGGTATAAACTTGGAAGTTCTGGTACAGTCAGTTATGAGCGGGCAGTGCCCTAATGTTAAATTTACGTTTTCAGGCCAGGCACATTCTCCTGACTGGATGTCGTAATACAGACCGCTGGCACAGTGCTCGATATACACGTTCCTACCGCTGCATCTACAATATTTTTGACAATCATCTGCGTAACTACTTGTGTTGTGTTTTGTGGCCTCACAGGTTCCGCATTTCTTAATTGCTTCACATGATGGGCTCACATAACAGTGAGCATATCTACTATCAACGCATCTTTCTGTTCTATAGTCAAAGTGTTCCCCGTTTCCACACCATTCAATTGTTTTCGAATTCCCTGAACAGCTATAATATCCGTCACAGTTACATTCATGAGGAACATAATTGATACCGAAGCTACAGTCGGAAGGATTACACTGCGTCCTCCAGTAACTTATATCTTCTAGCCACTGGCAGTTTTGTGTACCTCGGTCGTAATACATATGGCGGGGACAGGTTTCAACTGTGGTGGTTCCCCGGTAGCATGTACAATACTTGCCGCAGTCCTTGTGGGGCAACCGGCTAGTGCTTGA
It includes:
- the LOC126872602 gene encoding mucin-2-like is translated as MKVLYLLFIAVTVATADENCPEVVSHDCIPMQQCIGKGNKTYTHHIPYLDDCHKYYKCLGHIACLLCCPRFGIGQNRLVFNPKEQVCDWPFEIPELEAKCYDIFPSTFPPTTPPKPTTSPTTPPESTTSPTTPPEPTTSPTTPPEPTTSPTTPPEPTTSPTTPPESTTSPTTPPEPTTSPTTPPEPTTSPTTPPEPTTSPTTPPEPTTSPTTPPEPTTSPTTPPEPTTSPTTPPEPTTSPTTPPEPTTSPTTPPEPTTSPTTPPEPTTSPTTPPEPTTSPTTPPEPTTSPTTPPESTTSPTTPPEPTTSPTTPPESTTSPTTPPEPTTSPTTPPEPTTSPTTPSEPTTSPNTPPEPTTSPTTPSKSTSPSDDNPTHAPIVSNCPSSGVVHIQHETDCNKYYTCHDGRKSSVKVCPVGTLYNPIIGACDLKEHVRCE
- the LOC126872278 gene encoding uncharacterized protein LOC126872278, giving the protein MQSCSNSIYLFLVLFILGTGIVHGEPGPMARPTRPEIFKNQEELRKYLDHVSDFYSLNGKARYGKRGSVLSSVPEVNYVWDSMKTILENSQRSQQPKANRQFEKRKQEESGFLDEVEKSDPKKSTSRIDSPPCHVLDTVEKYYDDVQ